Proteins found in one Neodiprion lecontei isolate iyNeoLeco1 chromosome 6, iyNeoLeco1.1, whole genome shotgun sequence genomic segment:
- the LOC124295134 gene encoding uncharacterized protein LOC124295134 isoform X1, whose translation MWNKLFILIGCAVSALATADVGLELFFNEVRSLSQLPMDKLIHMKSVFTIDQDQSQEDNVTLQTDFERSSSILPVALPLTRPYSKSVRRHDDYWQDGWSKNSKISKFFQLAITALSFFAFGGYLLTLIITAIRRNAAVAQQGNVIFLQGLQTAVKRPKRSAFQDPMENDFNTERLYEGMIMLSEGYALYN comes from the exons ATGTGGAATAAACTGTTTATACTAATTGGGTGCGCGGTGAGTGCCTTGGCCACGGCGGATGTTGGTTTAGAACTATTCTTTAACGAGGTTCGAAGCCTGAGTCAGCTGCCGATGGATAAATTGATCCACATGAAATCGGTGTTCACCATCGACCAGG ACCAGTCGCAGGAGGACAACGTAACTCTGCAAACCGATTTTGAACGCTCCTCGTCGATTCTGCCAGTTGCGCTCCCGCTTACGAGGCCGTATTCAAAAAGTGTTCGACGTCACGACGACTACTGGCAAGACGGGTGGAGTAAAAACTCGAAAATATCCAAGTTCTTCCAGCTGGCTATCACTGCCCTGTCCTTCTTCGCGTTCGGAGGGTACCTTTTGACTCTTATCATCACTGCCATAAGGAGAAATGCCGCAGTCGCCCAGCAAGGAAACGTTATATTTCTGCAG GGACTGCAAACTGCGGTGAAACGGCCCAAGAGATCAGCTTTTCAAGATCCGATGGAGAATGATTTCAACACCGAAAGATTGTACGAAGGGATGATTATGCTGTCGGAAGGCTACGCGCTGTATAATTGA
- the LOC124295134 gene encoding uncharacterized protein LOC124295134 isoform X2: MWNKLFILIGCAVSALATADVGLELFFNEVRSLSQLPMDKLIHMKSVFTIDQDQSQEDNVTLQTDFERSSSILPVALPLTRPYSKSVRRHDDYWQDGWSKNSKISKFFQLAITALSFFAFGGYLLTLIITAIRRNAAVAQQGNVIFLQYFVPGTANCGETAQEISFSRSDGE, translated from the exons ATGTGGAATAAACTGTTTATACTAATTGGGTGCGCGGTGAGTGCCTTGGCCACGGCGGATGTTGGTTTAGAACTATTCTTTAACGAGGTTCGAAGCCTGAGTCAGCTGCCGATGGATAAATTGATCCACATGAAATCGGTGTTCACCATCGACCAGG ACCAGTCGCAGGAGGACAACGTAACTCTGCAAACCGATTTTGAACGCTCCTCGTCGATTCTGCCAGTTGCGCTCCCGCTTACGAGGCCGTATTCAAAAAGTGTTCGACGTCACGACGACTACTGGCAAGACGGGTGGAGTAAAAACTCGAAAATATCCAAGTTCTTCCAGCTGGCTATCACTGCCCTGTCCTTCTTCGCGTTCGGAGGGTACCTTTTGACTCTTATCATCACTGCCATAAGGAGAAATGCCGCAGTCGCCCAGCAAGGAAACGTTATATTTCTGCAG tattttgtTCCAGGGACTGCAAACTGCGGTGAAACGGCCCAAGAGATCAGCTTTTCAAGATCCGATGGAGAATGA